One window from the genome of Sesamum indicum cultivar Zhongzhi No. 13 linkage group LG15, S_indicum_v1.0, whole genome shotgun sequence encodes:
- the LOC105177661 gene encoding uncharacterized protein LOC105177661, producing MNKGVGSNINSKKAPLHPHNGKKMELKGGKSETAEKTMANKCRPARERKMALLQDVDNLKKKLRHEENVHRALQRAFNRPLGALPRLPPYLPQNTLELLAEVAVLEEEVVRLEEQVVNFRQGLYQEAVYISSRNSPPPDLTPSRNKLSTGSSIRKHSRSSSQSEANLGSFGTRPLLSRIASTRKFLSTDSLSDGLRNLPESPCNGKQPQSQSKQGLALENGLGGDNQSSSSSDKDKLSPLKKSLLLGTPMKKHQLKPESMVKSANSPKIQCRTVEQAQESSSGSSDDRVADVGSEANRMSEDILKCLINIFVRLSSSKGKTTDFESFSSLSAKALSENNVESNFRGPYCNFSELKKRDVGTYKHLYAIEARSIDLNRKTNASFLIRRLKILLDKLATVELDGLNHQQKLAFWINIYNSCIMNAFLEHGVPDSPNMIVLQMQKATIKVGGHVLNALMIEQLILRLPYHLKYTCAKSAKNDDRKICRTVGLEWSEPLVTFALSCGS from the exons ATGAATAAAGGAGTTGGCAGTAATATTAATTCCAAGAAAGCACCTTTGCATCCTCACAAT GGGAAGAAGATGGAACTGAAGGGAGGCAAATCAGAAACTGCCGAGAAAACAATGGCCAATAAGTGCCGCCCagcaagagaaagaaaaatggcCTTATTGCAAGAT GTTGATAATCTCAAGAAGAAGCTGAGACATGAAGAGAATGTCCACAGAGCTTTGCAGAGAGCTTTCAACAGACCCTTGGGGGCTCTACCTCGTCTTCCTCCTTATCTCCCTCAAAAT ACACTTGAGCTTCTAGCCGAAGTGGCTGTCTTGGAAGAAGAGGTAGTCCGGCTTGAAGAACAGGTTGTCAATTTCAGACAAGGTTTATACCAAGAAGCCGTTTACATATCCTCGCGAAATAGTCCACCACCGGATTTGACGCCCTCAAGAAACAAGTTGTCTACTGGAAGTTCCATACGGAAGCACTCAAGATCTTCATCTCAAAGTGAAGCTAATTTGGGATCGTTTGGAACACGCCCTTTGCTTTCTAGAATTGCTTCCACTAGAAAGTTCTTGTCCACGGATAGTCTGTCTGATGGTTTAAGGAATTTACCTGAGAGCCCATGCAATGGTAAACAACCTCAAAGTCAAAGTAAACAAGGTTTGGCACTAGAGAATGGATTAGGGGGAGACAATCAATCGAGTTCTAGTTCAGACAAGGATAAACTATCTCCACTAAAGAAATCCTTGTTACTAGGTACCCCCATGAAGAAGCATCAATTGAAGCCTGAATCAATGGTCAAGAGTGCGAATTCCCCAAAGATCCAG TGTAGGACTGTAGAGCAAGCACAGGAGAGCTCTTCTGGCTCTTCTGATGATAGAGTTGCGGACGTTGGAAGTGAGGCGAACAGAATGTCTGAGGATATCTTGAAGTGCCTGATCAACATCTTTGTAAGATTAAGCTCATCAAAAGGGAAGACGACGGACTTCGagtctttttcttctttatcaGCGAAAGCATTAAGTGAAAATAATGTCGAATCCAACTTTCGAGGCccttattgcaatttttccgagttgaagaagagagaCGTTGGCACTTACAAACATCTTTATGCAATTGAAGCTCGCTCAATTGATCTCAACCGGAAAACAAATGCGTCATTTCTGATCCGAAGGCTTAA GATTCTTCTAGACAAGCTAGCAACTGTGGAGTTAGATGGTCTCAACCATCAGCAGAAGCTTGCATTCTGGATAAACATCTATAATTCCTGCATTATGAAT GCATTTTTGGAGCATGGAGTACCTGACAGTCCCAACATGATTGTGCTACAAATGCAAAAG GCAACAATAAAGGTTGGGGGACATGTGCTGAACGCACTAATGATCGAGCAACTGATCTTGAGACTTCCATATCACTTAAAATAT ACTTGCGCCAAATCAGCCAAGAACGATGACAGGAAGATTTGCAGAACGGTTGGTTTGGAGTGGTCAGAACCACTGGTCACATTTGCACTGTCCTGCGGAAGCTAG